The DNA segment ATATATAGTCCATATCTGTATACTTTTGTTCTCTTAAAATTTCAACTATTCGGTTGTATAGTGTAGTGGTTATCACTTTCGGTTTTGATCCGGACAACCCCGGTTCGAATCCGGGTACgaccttttttttttgtagTGTTTtagtatttttttttttatcagTTAGTACAATCTTTCAATCTTTGATTTAGTATTCTGTGAATCGAATGTTTTCAAGCGTTAAGTTCAGCCAGACTTTTCGTATCGGTGTAGttatttcttgatttcttgCAAAAAGAATTGCGCGTATTGCCCGAATCGCGGATTATGgaaatgcaaaatataatgCTTATAATTATGTTAAAAAATCCGTAACATTCAATTTACATTCTGTTCTCTACGTATTGTAATTGTATGAGCAACGCATATCAATATGGATAAGCAGAACCCTTTACTACCCTTTGCGTTTAGTACTTCATCGATAACGGACGAGGTTCCTTTAAATACCGCACCCCGGAATAGACTtataattgatgaaaatgctAGTAGCATGTACCATACAAGAACAACTGACGTCAGAAGGAAGGGACCAATCTTATCGGAGGTCCCAAGCTTGAAACGTAAAATGGGTACAagttttaatgaaaaaattgatgttAAGAGACGAGATACagaatatgaagaatttgaaagtgAGCCTACGTTTGTTGACGACGAACCAGAAGAGGAAAATGGATATCAAAACAAGTTCCGGAAAGCTATACCACCGAGTAGTCCACTTTTGGACCATCATATGGCTTCAGAATTTGACTTATCAACGAATACTACGGCAAATTATGAAGTACCGGACTCACCCACACATATATTCCCTAGCGAAAATAACACAGCACACGATTATATGAACGACATACCAGGAAAGAAGCATTTTGTAACGCCCAAAGAGCAACACTCTTTAAGCTCCGAAGCAGATTTTGGCATAGATAGGTTTAATAGATTCACAAACAAATCTAACCAATGTCCGTCGACAGATAGAGATTTTTTGCAAGATTCGGACGAGTATTTACAAATGcagaaaaaaattcataatAAAGCTAGAGATATAGTTATAGATGCATTTGAAAACATTGAAACCACAATAAACTTAGAAGGTATGGGCTTGCAGGATATCCCTGAcgaaattaaagattttgacAATCTAGTGATATTTAATCCTGAACCAACCACGCAAACTTCGTACCAATTATACCTTACTAACAACAACCTAAGATACTTAACGCCTTCGGTATTCACATTTACAAAATTGAATGTCTTGGGATTACGTCGAAATAAATTACAGACGCTTCCCCCTCTTATTGGCAACTTACAGCATCTAACAGATTTGTCGTTAGGCACAAATAGACTAGAACATTTGCCTCCACAAATATTAGGTTTATATAACTTGCAAACGTTTAGAGCAGGACCCAATCCTTTTGTGAAAATTCCGGAGGATGCCATTCCAATAACTACTTCCACCCTCAATTCCATTAAATTACTTAAGTATGTGTCTCGGGTTAGATACTTCGGTAATCTGAAAAAAGTCATTCCTTCGTTAAAGACGCACTGTTTGAACATAATTGCTAAATATGATGTTTCTTACCAAGAGACTAAGAGTTGGAAAAGGTTCACTCCTAAAATTCACCATGGTTTGATTGCGAAGGCCATCTCAAAGGGAAAATACGAAGAAAGGTGCAGCGAATGTGATTTCATAATAGTAGAGCCATTTGCCGAAGCTTTTGAATGGTGGGacattcttcaaaataagAATGTTCCAATTAAGAGAGAATTTTGCAGTGGGAAATGTGTAAAGAAATGGGAATTAAGGGTACTCATTAGTACGAACAAGGATGAATTATAAACctgataatttattatatttatatatatctatagAGGTTCTTAGATGTTGCATAGGTGATGAATATATCATAGCATTTTAACATAGTTTCCTGGGAACAAACCgacttcatcatcaatactACCTCTCCACCAGCCACctgatttatcaaatattttaatgattGCACCCGCCTTAAACGAGAGGTCGCCTTCTTGTTGACCTCTAAACGAAAATATTGCTTGACAGTATTTATAATCCAGATCGTAGTTGTTGATTAATGTTCTTTCGGGCTTGAAGAGGGGTGGTGACCCTGTAAGTTCACCGAAGAAATTTTCAcgaaaattgataatggaTAACAGATTTAGTAAGTCGCTTGCAActttattctttgaattgaattgttCGATAATACCATTAGTATCtctttttaattcttccaaatcaatatgaaatatatcTTGAATTGATAgcaaattaatatttatttgatatgaTACTAAAAGCTGGACGTAGTAAGTCCGAAGTTGGATCGGCTGCAAAATTGAATCCAccaatttgaagaaaaatggCAATTCTTTTTTTAGTAAACCATTAAGATCAGTATAAATCACCTTATTACCTTCTAACTTTCTTTCTAAATTATGCATTTGTTGAGATTGcttaattgataattcatcagTCTTATGCCTCAACGCCAAACTCTCATGGGCGTTGTATGTTTTATCATAATCCATTAATGCGTAGTTACGATTTCTAATATG comes from the Debaryomyces hansenii CBS767 chromosome B complete sequence genome and includes:
- a CDS encoding DEHA2B08492p (similar to CA4979|IPF2062 Candida albicans IPF2062), which translates into the protein MDKQNPLLPFAFSTSSITDEVPLNTAPRNRLIIDENASSMYHTRTTDVRRKGPILSEVPSLKRKMGTSFNEKIDVKRRDTEYEEFESEPTFVDDEPEEENGYQNKFRKAIPPSSPLLDHHMASEFDLSTNTTANYEVPDSPTHIFPSENNTAHDYMNDIPGKKHFVTPKEQHSLSSEADFGIDRFNRFTNKSNQCPSTDRDFLQDSDEYLQMQKKIHNKARDIVIDAFENIETTINLEGMGLQDIPDEIKDFDNLVIFNPEPTTQTSYQLYLTNNNLRYLTPSVFTFTKLNVLGLRRNKLQTLPPLIGNLQHLTDLSLGTNRLEHLPPQILGLYNLQTFRAGPNPFVKIPEDAIPITTSTLNSIKLLKYVSRVRYFGNSKKVIPSLKTHCLNIIAKYDVSYQETKSWKRFTPKIHHGLIAKAISKGKYEERCSECDFIIVEPFAEAFEWWDILQNKNVPIKREFCSGKCVKKWELRVLISTNKDEL
- a CDS encoding DEHA2B08514p (weakly similar to uniprot|Q754D0 Ashbya gossypii AFR140C AFR140Cp) gives rise to the protein MEQTNMKVSSQVLNMNQISSLVSKQLKVADKKFKTSTKEHFDWSNIKRTPQLLRRKANLESYTVDEGFDELESNLLYIEKKLNCLIKYTSGYCSGILKVLTHSKNIGLFLQQLFDPYNTLPDSIKTKLEANRNFDSQNESIFSSASRQCIFREEYEIWSNCASYVECTKTIEPSIKNEIEILGAMVEVRVSEMLSLISFIKKHIRNRNYALMDYDKTYNAHESLALRHKTDELSIKQSQQMHNLERKLEGNKVIYTDLNGLLKKELPFFFKLVDSILQPIQLRTYYVQLLVSYQININLLSIQDIFHIDLEELKRDTNGIIEQFNSKNKVASDLLNSLSIINFRENFFGELTGSPPLFKPERTLINNYDSDYKYCQAIFSFRGQQEGDLSFKAGAIIKIFDKSGGWWRGSIDDEVGLFPGNYVKML